The genome window AGCATGAATTAAGTAGGATAAATCTAAAGGCAGCTTTCTGGAATCCAATTTAAAAGCATTTTCTTCATTAGACTCAAATAACAAGGGCGTGATATAAATCTTATCTCCTACTTTATCAAATGCATTTTTATAAGCAACCTTATAATTAAGGGTAACGTAATCCTCTACAGATGCTAACCCAGTCACACTTACTTCATCAATTTGCAATCCTACCTTATCATTTTGAATGTACTTCTCTAAATCATCACTTGTAGAGTTGATGTTCTTAATACGATAATCTAGAGCCATATAACTAGTCAATCTCTTACTAGCTTTTCCTATAGCTTGAGAGTTTTCATCTAGTTTTAAAGTCAACAAAACAGTTTCCGTAGACTTGGTGTAATTAGTGAGATTGATCCACTCCGAACTTCCATCTTCCTTAATCAACCTGCCTTTCCAGTTGGCAGCTCTTAATGGTATCAAGTTAATGCCTGCAAATTTTTCGGTCGCATCTAGCAATACCTTTTCACCGCCATAATTGGCTTGAACGATGACGTAATTAAATCCTTCTCTTGTAGGAAATATAGGAATATCATTATTTGTAGAGCTTACCAGTACTGGATCAGCTTCGATTCCCAACTCTCTCAACATAGAAACCAGCAATAGATTGACTTCTGAAACATTTCCAGAACCTATTTTATAGGCGTCTTTAAGCCCCTCTTTTGTGAATAAACCATAATCGCCATTCCACTTTACTTTAGACTTTAAAAAATTTAAAGCGGCATCTACCTTTTTCTTTGGATCAGATACTACTAACATAGCTTCTTCTAGGTCTCTTCTAAAAAATCTAGTAGACCGTTCTATTTCATTACCAAATTTTTCACTATCGTAAATGCTCTTAGCCACAGCTTCCCAACTTGTGCCGTATTTCTTAATGGTACCTGTACGTAGGTTATTAAAGGCTGCAATATTGATGATCATCTTTGCTCTGTACTTATCAAGATCCCCTGAAAAAGGCTCTGGCAATAATGCTGGTATGTTTTTTTCCATAAAACCTATGGTTTGATTGGAAATCCTCAATTGTTGTATTTTTTGACTTTCCTCAAAATCGTCGCTATCCTCAGGGTTAATCATGGAGAAAGAAACACCTTCTTTAAAGTCCTCTGGATCAAAGTTTATTTTATAGCTCGACCTTGGATTAAAAACGACATTATAAGTGTAATAGCTTGGGAATTGAATAGCGACATCTAGATTGATTGTAGGTATACTGTACTGTAAATTGATATCATCAATGTAAGGAAAAGGAGATTTAATCACATAAGAATATTCAATTATGGAGCCTATCCTTACCTCTGGCATAGTAAAAGATTGAGATACATAGTTGTCATTTAAATCCTCTTTGAACAAGATGTCTTCTCCTAGTTCTGACCGTACCACCTTATTGTCTGTCAGACTATAGGTAGCACCTTTAAGACCAACTAAGGTCTCATTTCCATTTTTTGAGGTGTATAAATTTACTTGCTTTGTAGCGTAATCTAAACCTTCTTCTGTTTCAATTCTGATGCGTTGATGGATAGAGATATACTGTTTGTAATCGACAAAATTCACCGTGACTTTATTGAGTATATACACGGCATCATGTTCATCAGTTTTATCTTCTGATTCCACTTTAAAATCTTCAACAGTGACTTTACCGTAAGTAAGATCTTGTGCAT of Nonlabens sp. Ci31 contains these proteins:
- a CDS encoding DUF3857 domain-containing protein, with amino-acid sequence MKRIVVLLLIAVNCMYAQDLTYGKVTVEDFKVESEDKTDEHDAVYILNKVTVNFVDYKQYISIHQRIRIETEEGLDYATKQVNLYTSKNGNETLVGLKGATYSLTDNKVVRSELGEDILFKEDLNDNYVSQSFTMPEVRIGSIIEYSYVIKSPFPYIDDINLQYSIPTINLDVAIQFPSYYTYNVVFNPRSSYKINFDPEDFKEGVSFSMINPEDSDDFEESQKIQQLRISNQTIGFMEKNIPALLPEPFSGDLDKYRAKMIINIAAFNNLRTGTIKKYGTSWEAVAKSIYDSEKFGNEIERSTRFFRRDLEEAMLVVSDPKKKVDAALNFLKSKVKWNGDYGLFTKEGLKDAYKIGSGNVSEVNLLLVSMLRELGIEADPVLVSSTNNDIPIFPTREGFNYVIVQANYGGEKVLLDATEKFAGINLIPLRAANWKGRLIKEDGSSEWINLTNYTKSTETVLLTLKLDENSQAIGKASKRLTSYMALDYRIKNINSTSDDLEKYIQNDKVGLQIDEVSVTGLASVEDYVTLNYKVAYKNAFDKVGDKIYITPLLFESNEENAFKLDSRKLPLDLSYLIHAKTIVNIEIPEGYEVESLPESIKAVYNNDIGYYQYVTGYTNGLISTVATFNMEVSVVQPEDYKAFKKFFEAIVSKDAEKIVLRKI